The Candidatus Eisenbacteria bacterium genome contains the following window.
GGCTATCCGATCGGACTCACGACCCCCGAAATACCGGTGCCGGCTCGCATCCTCAACGTCGCCGACGCGTTCGACGCGATGACTTCGGATCGGCCCTATCGGCGAGCGCTCGATCCGATCATGGCGATCCGCGAGCTGGAGCGGGGTTCCGGAACGCAGTTCGACTCCGACGCGGTGCGCTGCCTGGTGCGGCTGTGGGGTCAGGGACGCTTCTCGCTGATTCCGAGCCCCAGCAGCGAGGAGCTGCTGGCGCTGCGGGTGCGCGCGGGTCGCGCGAGCGCCTGACATGCGCTACGACGAGGCGGGCGTCGACGTCGCGGCGGGCGACGCGGTCAAGCGCACCATCGGCGAATGCATTCGCTCGACCTGGGGCCCGGCGGTGCACCCGATTCCGGGCGGATTCGCCGGAGTGATGCGGTGGCCGGCGGGCGATCGCTGGATGGCGGCGACCATGGACGGGGTCGGCACCAAGCTGCATCTGGCGCTCGCCGCGGGCCGGCTCGAGGACGCCTGCGCGGATCTGGTCTACCACTGCGCGGACGATCTGCTGGCGCACGGGGCGCGGCCGCTTGCGTTCCTGGACTACCTCGCACAGGCGCGGCTCGACGCTGCGCGCGTCGAGGCGGCGGTCCGCGGCATGGCCCGCGCGTGCTCCGAGGTCGGCGCGGCGCTCCTGGGTGGCGAGACCGCCCAGATGCCCGACACCTATCTGCCGGGCGTCATCGACGTGGCGGGTTGCATGATCGGAGAGGTCGACGGCCGTCGATTGCGAGACGGCAGTGCCGTCACGCCCGGCGACGTGCTGATCGGACTCGGTGCCGAAGGGCTGCACACGAACGGATTCTCGCTGGCCCGCCGCGTGCTCGAACGAACCGGTGCGAGTCTCGACGCCCGCCTCCCGGGCGGTGACGGGGAATCGCTCGCCGATTCGTTGCTCGCGCCGCATCGATGGTACGGGCGCGCGGTCGAGCCGCTGCTCGACGACACGGCGATCCACGCACTCGCGCACATCACCGGAGGAGGCATCGCTGGGAATCTGGTGCGCGTGTTGCCAACCGGGTGCGCCGCACGGATTCGATCGGACGCGTGGCCGCGCCCGGCGGTGTTCGGGTGGCTCGCGAGCGCCGGAAGCATCGACGAATCCGAGCTGCGGCACACGTTCAATCTGGGCATCGGGCTGATTCTGATCTGCGAGGCGCGTTCCGTCGCCGAGGTCACCGCAAGACTCACGGCGGCCGGGGAACGCGCATGGCGACTGGGCGAGATCGAGGCGGGGTCGCGGGGAGTGAGCTGGGCCGACTAGGCCGCGGTGACTCCGCGCCGCGCGCGGAGGAACGACGTGGTGACGACGGATCGGCAGGCAGGCGGTGAACGGCCACGCACGATGATGCTGGGCGAGTCGGCGGCATGGAAGGACGTGCTGGAGACGCTTCCCCGCATCGCCGCGAGCGAACTTCCGGTGCTTCTGCTGGGCGAGAGCGGGACCGGCAAGGAGCTGGTGGCGCGCGCCATCCACGAGGGCAGCGAGCGATTCGCGAGCGCGTTCGTCGCTCACAATTGTGGTGCGACTCCCGACAGCCTGATCGAGAGCGAGCTGTTCGGCCATGCACGCGGTGCCTACACCGGAGCGGTCGGCGAACGCCCTGGACTGTTCGAGGTCGCGCATCAGGGCACGCTGTTTCTCGACGAGATCGGCGACGCGAGCGCACTGCTCCAGATGAAGCTGCTGCGAGTGCTGCAGGAGGGTGAGACGCGGCGCGTCGGCGACACCCGGGTGCGGCGCGTGGACGTTCGCATCGTATCGGCGACGCATCGGGGGCTCGATCAGGCGGTGGGACGCTCCGAGTTTCGGGCCGACCTCTACTTTCGACTGAACGCGGTGACGCTGCGGCTCCCTCCCCTGCGAGAGCGTGGGCACGACATCCTGCTGCTCGCCCGCCACTTCCTGGCGCGCGCGGCCGGTCGCTCCGAAGCACCGGCGCTCGAGCCCTCGCTGGCCGAGCACCTGTTGCGCTGGTCGTGGCCTGGCAACGTGCGCGAGCTGGCGAATGCCTGTGCGTACGCGGTGCGAGTGTCGGGTGCGCGCGAGCGCGTCGCGGAACAGCACTGGCCGGCGCCGGCGTTGCCGGAGCACCGGTCGCGCAACGGGCTGCACGCCGAGACTCGGGCGCTCGAGGAGCGGCGGTTGCTCGAGACGCTCGAGCGCACGCGCGGCAACAAGTCGCGCGCGGCCCGAGCGCTCGGACTGTCGCGTCAGGGTCTGCTCAAGAAGCTGCGTCGTTACGGTCTGCTCGCGGCGGATTCCGCCGCGTGCCTTGACGCTCCCGAAGGTGCTTCCTAGACTGCCGCGTCTCTCAACCCTCCGGAGGTGGCGTGGCGCGCAGGATCCTTCGCATCGGACTCGTCGGCGTCGGTGCCGCGGCGCAGATCAATCACATCCCGACGCTCAAGAAGCTCGAGGACGTCGAGCTGGTGTGGCTCGTGGATCGCGACCCCGAGAAGGCCGCGCGGGTGGCGCAGAAGTTCCAGGTTCCGCAATCGAGCGGCCGGCTCGACGATCTGCTGTCCGACGATTCGGTCGATGTCGTGGATCTTTGCACTCCGAACTTCCTGCACGCTCCGATGGCGACCGCCTCGCTCGAGGCCGGAAAGCACGTCTTGTGCGAGCGCCCGCTCGCCCGCAGCGCGGCCGAAGCGACGGCAATGGCGAAGGCCGCAAAGAAGGCCGACCGCATGCTGGTGTGCGCCGTTCAGCACCGCTATCGCGCCGACTCGCAGCTGCTGCGCAAATTCGTCGACAAGGGCGATCTCGGCGAGGTGTTCTTCGCCAAGGCGGGCTGGCTGCGACAGCAGACCGACTGGGACTCGGACGAGTGGCGCCGCACCAAGCGTGAATCGGGTGGTGGAGTGGTGCTGGACCTGGGATTCCAGATGCTGGACCTGGCGCTGTGGGTGCTCGGTCAGCCGAAGGTCGAATCGGTGACCGCGAGCGTCCATCGCCAGAGCAAAGGGGAGGTCGAGGACAGCGCGACCGCGTTTCTGCGCCTCGAGACCGGCGCAACGCTGACGCTCGAGCTGACGTGGGGCCTGCTCATGGAGAAGGACTTCGCCTACCTCAACGTGTTCGGCTCGGGCGGTGCCGCGCTGCTCAACCCGTTCCGGGTTCACAAGGGCATGCATGGCACGCTGGTGAACGTCACCCCGACGCTCGACACTTCTCGGAATCAGTACAAGCAGTCGCTGGAGGCGCACATCGTGCACGTGATGGACGGCCTTCGAAAGGGGCACAAACCCGCCGGGCATGCAGATGAGATCCTGCCGGTGATGGAACTGATGGACGCGATCTACCGCTCGGCCGAGCAGGGCCGGGAGGTGAAGCTCGGCTAGACCGCCGTGGCTGCTGGCGGTGCTGGCCGGCGCCGCGCTCGGAGTCGCGTTCCTCACTCCGGCACTCGGCGGACTGGTGTGCGTCGGATTCGTTCCGCTGCTCGCAGCACTCGGGCAAGCGGCGCGCGGCCCTCGGCCAGTGCGGCGGGCGTTCGGACTCGGCTGGCTCACGGGACTGGTGTTCTACGCGATCGGTGCGCACTGGCTGCTGAGCTTGAACGAAGTCGCGATCACCGTGCCGTGGCTCAAGTATCCGGGTTGGCTGCTCGCGGCCGCCTACCTGGGCCTGTTCGCCGGCGGCGCCAGCGCGGCAGCGGTGGCACTGCACCGGCGATCAGGGGCACCGCTCGCGGTCACGTTCGCGCTCGCGTGGCTGATCGGCGAGGAGTTGCGCGGCGCCGGCGATCTCGGATTCCCCTGGTTCCAGCCCGGCTACGCACTTGCCGACTTCACGCCGCTCATTCAGCTCGCGAGCCTCGGAAGCGTGACGTTGCTGACGCTGTGGGTCGTGGCGATCAACGGTGTGATCCACCGCGCGCTCGAGAGCTGGCCGGAGCGGCCGCGAAGGCTCGCGCCGCTGGTGACGCTCGCGCTCATGATCGCGCTGCCGCTCGCCTGGGGCTCCGCGGTGCTGCGGGCCCGACTGCCCGAGCGCAAGGCGCGAGAGCGGGTCGCGCTCGTCCAGCCGAACATCCCGGGTGAGATCAAGTGGGGCGGGCAACACGCCGACGAGATCCTCGCGAAGCTGGCGAGGCTCACCGAACAGGCGACCGCGGCGACTCCGCGCCCGGTGGTCGCGATCTGGCCCGAGACCGCGACCGGCTCCTATCTGAG
Protein-coding sequences here:
- a CDS encoding phosphoribosylformylglycinamidine cyclo-ligase; protein product: MRYDEAGVDVAAGDAVKRTIGECIRSTWGPAVHPIPGGFAGVMRWPAGDRWMAATMDGVGTKLHLALAAGRLEDACADLVYHCADDLLAHGARPLAFLDYLAQARLDAARVEAAVRGMARACSEVGAALLGGETAQMPDTYLPGVIDVAGCMIGEVDGRRLRDGSAVTPGDVLIGLGAEGLHTNGFSLARRVLERTGASLDARLPGGDGESLADSLLAPHRWYGRAVEPLLDDTAIHALAHITGGGIAGNLVRVLPTGCAARIRSDAWPRPAVFGWLASAGSIDESELRHTFNLGIGLILICEARSVAEVTARLTAAGERAWRLGEIEAGSRGVSWAD
- a CDS encoding sigma 54-interacting transcriptional regulator, with the translated sequence MMLGESAAWKDVLETLPRIAASELPVLLLGESGTGKELVARAIHEGSERFASAFVAHNCGATPDSLIESELFGHARGAYTGAVGERPGLFEVAHQGTLFLDEIGDASALLQMKLLRVLQEGETRRVGDTRVRRVDVRIVSATHRGLDQAVGRSEFRADLYFRLNAVTLRLPPLRERGHDILLLARHFLARAAGRSEAPALEPSLAEHLLRWSWPGNVRELANACAYAVRVSGARERVAEQHWPAPALPEHRSRNGLHAETRALEERRLLETLERTRGNKSRAARALGLSRQGLLKKLRRYGLLAADSAACLDAPEGAS
- a CDS encoding Gfo/Idh/MocA family oxidoreductase — translated: MARRILRIGLVGVGAAAQINHIPTLKKLEDVELVWLVDRDPEKAARVAQKFQVPQSSGRLDDLLSDDSVDVVDLCTPNFLHAPMATASLEAGKHVLCERPLARSAAEATAMAKAAKKADRMLVCAVQHRYRADSQLLRKFVDKGDLGEVFFAKAGWLRQQTDWDSDEWRRTKRESGGGVVLDLGFQMLDLALWVLGQPKVESVTASVHRQSKGEVEDSATAFLRLETGATLTLELTWGLLMEKDFAYLNVFGSGGAALLNPFRVHKGMHGTLVNVTPTLDTSRNQYKQSLEAHIVHVMDGLRKGHKPAGHADEILPVMELMDAIYRSAEQGREVKLG
- the lnt gene encoding apolipoprotein N-acyltransferase; this translates as MLAGAALGVAFLTPALGGLVCVGFVPLLAALGQAARGPRPVRRAFGLGWLTGLVFYAIGAHWLLSLNEVAITVPWLKYPGWLLAAAYLGLFAGGASAAAVALHRRSGAPLAVTFALAWLIGEELRGAGDLGFPWFQPGYALADFTPLIQLASLGSVTLLTLWVVAINGVIHRALESWPERPRRLAPLVTLALMIALPLAWGSAVLRARLPERKARERVALVQPNIPGEIKWGGQHADEILAKLARLTEQATAATPRPVVAIWPETATGSYLRRRLDQSLFVSRLAQQVGVPIFSGFPEARLGRDGAPLYENAAGMFPGDGELPETYAKQHLVPFGERMPYEHLVPALRNVQLGQAEWSRGTRWTLFPTAAGPFACLICFESIFPGHARRFVRSGATWLVNITNDEWFGPGAALTQHAAMACFRAVEHHVPLARVANTGLTRMIDANGRVVATLEPWQEGVLDVALPPAGPTTWYTRLGDWPGLLAALGIALLVARSFARRRSEAVVRD